TCGGCCAGCGAGGCCCGCCCCTGGCGCAGCGACTTCACCTCGGTCCCCATCAGCACGAGGCCCGCCTCGTACGTGTCGAGGATGTGGTAGTCGTGCCGCGCCTTCTTGTTCTGCGCGATCAGCTTGCGCCCTTTTTCCTTAGCCATAGTGCCGACCATTTTCGCACCATGGAGGGGGTGGGAGGGAAGCGCATTGAGGATGCTTCGGCAGGGGGCGCTACGAGGGGTCGCCCAGGCCGGTGAGGACGGTCTCCGCCCGTCGCAGGGCTCCGGGCCCCGCGTCCAGGTCGGGAGTGATGCCCCGGCCGTCCACCGCGTGCCCGGACGGGGTGCGGTAGTGGCCCACGGTCAGCTCGGCCACGGAGCCGTCGGGCAGCCGGGTCGGCATCTGGATGGAGCCCTTGCCGAAGGTGCGGGAGCCGATCACCACCGCGCGGCCCCGGTCCTGGAGCGCGCCGGTGAGCATCTCGGCCGCGCTCATCGTGCCCCCGTCGACGAGGGCGACCAGCGGCCGGGCGGTGTCGCCGCCGGTGCGGGCGTGCAGGGCGCGCTGGGCGCCGTCGACGTCGTAGGTGGCGACCAGGCCGCCGTCGAGGAAGGCGGAGGCGGTGTCCACGGCCTCGGTGACCAGACCGCCGGAGTTGCCCCGCAGGTCGAGCACGACACCGGCCGGGGCCTGTCGCACCGCGGCGCGCACGGCGCCGCCGGAGCCCTTGGTGAAGGCGGCGATCCTGATGACGGTGACCCCGCCGGGCAGCTTGCGCGTGGTCACCGAGTCGGTGGACAGGCGGGCCCGGCGCAGGGTCTCGGTCCACGCGCGCGTGCCGCGTTGCAGGCCGAGCGTGACCGCCGTGCCGGCGCGCGCGTCGTCGGCGTCGCCGCGGAGTAACGAGACCACCTCCGTGACCGGCCGTCCGTCGACCGCGCCGCCGTCGACACTGCGCAGCCGGTCGCCCGCGCGGATCCCCGCGTCGGCGGCCGGCGAGCCCGACTGCACCCGGGTCACCTCGATACGGCCGTCCGCCTCGCGCCGCGCCCACAGGCCGACACCGGTGTACTGGCCGTCGAGGGCCTCCTGGAACTCCTGGTACTCGTCCTCGGAGTAGACGGCGCCCCAGCGGTCGCCGCTGCGGCTGACGGCCCGCTCGGCCGCCTCCATCGGCGACTTGCCGTCGGCCATGGCCCGGGCCGCGGCCTCCCGCACGTCCTCGTGCCGGGACGCCGAACGCGCGGGCCCGGAGGCGGCCTTGCGGCCGGAATGGCCCCCCTGGGCGGTGTCCGGGAAGGAACCGGTGGCGGCGCCGGCGACGAGGACACCGGCGAAGACCAATGTCAGGGCGGCCCCGCGGCCGAAGCGGCGGGGCTGACAGAACAGGTCGCGGCCGGACATGGCGGTGAGTCTAGGACAACGCGAAGGGCCGTACGGTCGCTTGCCCGTACGGCCCTGTTGGCATGCGTCACACCTTCAGGTACTTGCGCAGCGCGAAGAACGCCGCCAAGGCGGGCATCAGCACACTGGTCGCGAGGATCAGCGGGAGCTTGGTGAACACCGCGTCCCAGCCGACGAAGTTGATCAGGGTGAGCTTGGTCGACAGCGCCATGCCGTGGTCGATCGTGAAGTACCGCCCGACGACGAGGAAGAGGCAGGCGAGGCCACCGCCGATGAGCCCGGCGACCGCCGCCTCCATGATGAACGGCGCCTGGATGTAGAAGCCCGAGGCACCGACCAGGCGCATGATCCCGGTCTCGCGCCTGCGGCTGAACGCCGAGACCCGCACGGTGTTGACGATCAGCAGCAGCGCGACGAGCAGCATCAGCGCCATCACACCGAGGGCCGCCCGGTTCATCAGGTTGAGGAGCTGGAAGAGGTTGTCCAGGATGCCCTTCTGGTCCTGGACCGACTGCACCCCGTCACGGCCGTTGAACGCGGTCGCGATCACCTGGTACTTCTGCGGGTCCTTGAGCTTGATGCGGTACGACTCCTGCATCTGGTCCGGCGTGAGCGAGCTGGCCAGCGGGGAGTTGCCGAACTGCTCCTTGTAGTG
Above is a genomic segment from Streptomyces collinus Tu 365 containing:
- a CDS encoding S41 family peptidase, with product MSGRDLFCQPRRFGRGAALTLVFAGVLVAGAATGSFPDTAQGGHSGRKAASGPARSASRHEDVREAAARAMADGKSPMEAAERAVSRSGDRWGAVYSEDEYQEFQEALDGQYTGVGLWARREADGRIEVTRVQSGSPAADAGIRAGDRLRSVDGGAVDGRPVTEVVSLLRGDADDARAGTAVTLGLQRGTRAWTETLRRARLSTDSVTTRKLPGGVTVIRIAAFTKGSGGAVRAAVRQAPAGVVLDLRGNSGGLVTEAVDTASAFLDGGLVATYDVDGAQRALHARTGGDTARPLVALVDGGTMSAAEMLTGALQDRGRAVVIGSRTFGKGSIQMPTRLPDGSVAELTVGHYRTPSGHAVDGRGITPDLDAGPGALRRAETVLTGLGDPS
- the ftsX gene encoding permease-like cell division protein FtsX, which gives rise to MRAQFVLSEIGVGLRRNLTMTFAVIVSVALSLALFGGSLLMSDQVSTMKGYWYDKVNVSIFLCNKSDAQSDVNCAKGAVTEDQKKQILSDLHKMPIVEKVAYESQDQAYKHYKEQFGNSPLASSLTPDQMQESYRIKLKDPQKYQVIATAFNGRDGVQSVQDQKGILDNLFQLLNLMNRAALGVMALMLLVALLLIVNTVRVSAFSRRRETGIMRLVGASGFYIQAPFIMEAAVAGLIGGGLACLFLVVGRYFTIDHGMALSTKLTLINFVGWDAVFTKLPLILATSVLMPALAAFFALRKYLKV